In Meiothermus ruber DSM 1279, the following proteins share a genomic window:
- a CDS encoding ABC transporter permease, protein MLRVLIWEFGKLVRLRSVQIGLLAALVLPVLWAFAPGLRAQYGLELVSGWQVPALSLLTGMDFLFPFLTAMAAAEVLGSEVSMGTLKSVLLRPSPRSRLLLAKIIVVLAYPFILLAVSLAGSLVAGLPFGLGSFFGGTGLGAGSFAGVGQLSPAEALLELLRAHALAGVVLWPLSALAMLYAVIFLSTTSAALAAVSTLLLMRLLIAFPALQPFLLTSYLDLYIRPAAVGLGLPLLIIYTVGFAVLALLIFERKDI, encoded by the coding sequence ATGCTACGGGTATTGATCTGGGAGTTTGGCAAGCTGGTGCGACTGCGCTCGGTGCAGATTGGCCTGCTGGCGGCCCTGGTGCTGCCGGTTCTATGGGCGTTTGCCCCAGGCCTGCGGGCCCAGTACGGCCTCGAGCTGGTCTCAGGCTGGCAGGTGCCGGCCTTATCCCTGCTGACCGGAATGGACTTCTTGTTTCCATTCCTGACCGCCATGGCTGCGGCGGAGGTGCTGGGTTCGGAGGTCTCGATGGGCACCCTCAAGTCGGTGCTGTTGCGGCCCAGTCCGCGCAGCCGCCTGTTGCTGGCTAAGATCATCGTGGTACTGGCCTATCCCTTCATTTTGTTGGCGGTCAGCTTGGCGGGTTCGTTAGTGGCGGGCCTGCCCTTTGGCCTGGGGAGCTTTTTCGGTGGCACCGGCCTGGGGGCGGGCAGCTTTGCCGGTGTGGGGCAGCTCAGCCCTGCGGAGGCGCTGCTGGAGCTGCTGCGGGCTCATGCGCTGGCTGGGGTGGTGCTCTGGCCGCTTTCGGCACTGGCGATGCTCTATGCGGTAATCTTTCTGAGCACCACCTCGGCGGCCCTGGCGGCGGTCTCGACCCTTTTACTGATGCGGCTTCTCATCGCTTTTCCGGCCTTGCAGCCGTTTTTGCTGACCAGCTACCTCGACCTCTACATTCGTCCAGCAGCGGTGGGGCTGGGCCTGCCCCTGCTCATCATCTATACGGTGGGTTTTGCTGTATTGGCCCTGCTGATTTTTGAACGGAAAGACATCTGA
- a CDS encoding ABC transporter ATP-binding protein — protein MSEAVAAGTPGAALEAERLGKKYGRRPVLENITFAVQPGEVYALAGPNGSGKTTLIRLLTGLAFPTSGVVRMLGQDVYNGGYVARRALGAVVEAPAAFYPHLTGRQNLEMIAFLTGLTNMETRIREVLARLELLSVADQPVRTYSLGQRQRLGLASAILHEPQILILDEPTSGLDPQGINKVHEILAELAWKGVAVLLSTHHLREVSAYVDKVGILGGGRLLEEVKLATKGETYRLRVDDPARAAAFLKTVPGVQNVSLRGVNVIFEGSPNVALAALVREHYQVQFLEPDYFDLYDYYRERVKNV, from the coding sequence ATGAGCGAAGCAGTGGCAGCCGGTACCCCAGGGGCCGCCCTCGAGGCGGAGCGGTTAGGGAAAAAGTACGGGCGCAGACCTGTCCTGGAAAACATCACCTTTGCCGTGCAGCCGGGGGAAGTGTATGCGCTGGCCGGGCCCAACGGTTCGGGTAAAACCACCCTAATTCGCCTGCTCACGGGCCTGGCCTTCCCCACCTCCGGGGTGGTGCGGATGCTGGGCCAGGATGTTTACAACGGCGGCTATGTGGCGAGGCGGGCCCTGGGGGCGGTGGTGGAGGCCCCAGCAGCTTTTTACCCCCATTTGACCGGGCGTCAGAACCTCGAGATGATCGCCTTCCTGACCGGTCTGACCAACATGGAAACCCGCATACGGGAGGTGCTGGCCCGGCTCGAGCTGCTATCGGTGGCCGACCAGCCGGTGCGCACCTACTCGCTGGGCCAGCGTCAGCGCCTGGGGCTGGCCTCGGCCATTCTGCACGAGCCACAGATTCTGATTTTGGACGAGCCAACCAGCGGCCTGGATCCGCAGGGCATCAACAAAGTGCACGAAATTCTTGCAGAGCTGGCCTGGAAGGGGGTGGCGGTGCTGCTCTCCACCCACCACCTGCGCGAGGTTTCGGCGTACGTCGATAAAGTGGGCATCCTGGGCGGGGGAAGGCTGCTGGAGGAGGTTAAGCTCGCTACCAAAGGCGAGACCTACCGCCTGCGGGTGGACGATCCGGCCAGGGCGGCGGCCTTCCTGAAGACGGTGCCGGGTGTGCAAAACGTGAGCCTGCGCGGTGTGAACGTGATCTTTGAAGGCTCGCCCAACGTGGCCCTGGCCGCCTTGGTGCGCGAGCACTACCAGGTGCAGTTTCTGGAACCCGACTACTTCGATCTGTACGACTATTACCGGGAAAGGGTAAAAAATGTGTAG
- a CDS encoding histidinol-phosphatase has translation MYDSHMHTPLCKHAVGTPTQYVQAAKDAGLEGIIITDHSPMPAWFDPEVRMELEELPFYHALLERVRAEAGDFYVGIGLEADYHPGTEYFVKRLLSRYPYDYIIGSVHYLGAWPLDNPRYASEFEERDLREVYRAYFKLVAEAARTGLFHAIGHLDLPKVMGYRPPEGYADLAEEALEVIAGEGLALDVNTAGWRKKAGEIYPSPALLERARALGIPVVLGSDAHRPEDVAHRFSDAIGILRSVGYTEAVVFQAGQPRPYALG, from the coding sequence ATGTACGACAGCCACATGCACACCCCGCTCTGCAAGCACGCCGTGGGCACGCCTACACAGTACGTACAGGCCGCCAAGGACGCCGGGCTCGAGGGTATCATCATAACCGACCACAGCCCCATGCCGGCCTGGTTCGACCCCGAGGTGCGCATGGAGCTGGAGGAGCTGCCCTTCTACCATGCCCTGCTCGAGCGGGTACGGGCCGAGGCCGGCGATTTTTATGTGGGGATTGGCCTCGAGGCCGACTACCACCCCGGCACCGAGTACTTCGTGAAAAGGCTGCTGTCCCGCTACCCCTACGACTACATCATCGGCTCGGTGCACTACCTGGGGGCCTGGCCCCTCGACAACCCGCGCTATGCGAGCGAGTTCGAGGAGCGTGACCTGCGCGAGGTCTACCGGGCCTACTTCAAGCTGGTGGCCGAGGCCGCCCGCACGGGCCTTTTCCACGCGATTGGGCACCTGGATCTGCCCAAGGTGATGGGCTACCGGCCCCCCGAGGGCTACGCCGACCTGGCCGAGGAGGCCCTGGAGGTGATAGCGGGCGAAGGGCTGGCCCTGGACGTCAATACTGCCGGATGGCGCAAAAAAGCCGGCGAAATTTACCCCAGCCCCGCGTTGCTGGAGCGGGCCCGCGCCCTGGGGATTCCCGTGGTGCTGGGCTCCGACGCCCACCGCCCGGAGGACGTGGCCCACCGCTTTTCCGACGCCATCGGGATTCTGCGCAGCGTGGGGTACACCGAGGCGGTGGTGTTTCAAGCAGGCCAGCCCCGGCCCTATGCTTTAGGCTAA
- a CDS encoding helix-hairpin-helix domain-containing protein — MNRKDLAGMLEYAADLMEVLGEGEFRAKAYRHAARNLEQQEADLAELAARGFKGVPGVGPALAPLLTEIVQTQEFPYLAELEGRVPPGVLELFRVQGLGPKRIRALWENGVNSLEELVRWAEQGKIRTLPGFGAKSEASLLEAARYALSSMRRVLLPVGLEAARLLLADLENAGLKAELAGSVRRGLETVGNLDLVVVGTPQQVRSALGRFVEEVQGDVLLGRLEGLPLRVFCTDAASFGSVLVQATGSREWLEALGAIPPALATEAAVFEALNQPFVPAYWREKEHLGLPAPQAMLQPPQLRGLIHVHSTYSDGSATLRQMAEAALAQGLEYMVICDHSQSAAYAGGLRPPDVLRQWAEIEALNAELAPFRILRGIESDILPDGSLDYPDELLARFEVVVGSLHTSLGLGRAEQTQRLLRALDNPYLSILGHPSGRLLLRRKGAEADWEAVLERAQQNQKVVEFNCNPYRLDLDWRLMLAWRDRLNFSLGPDAHSLEGLSDIQYGLLYAHKAGLHPDQVVNTWPAERVVALKKMG, encoded by the coding sequence ATGAACCGTAAAGACCTGGCGGGGATGCTCGAGTACGCCGCCGACTTGATGGAGGTGCTGGGCGAGGGGGAGTTCAGGGCCAAAGCCTACCGCCACGCCGCCCGCAACCTGGAGCAGCAAGAGGCCGACCTGGCCGAGCTGGCCGCACGGGGCTTCAAGGGGGTGCCGGGGGTGGGGCCGGCATTGGCCCCCCTGCTCACCGAGATTGTGCAGACCCAGGAGTTCCCCTACCTGGCCGAGCTCGAGGGCCGCGTACCGCCGGGGGTGCTCGAGCTCTTCCGGGTGCAGGGCCTGGGCCCCAAGCGCATCCGGGCGCTGTGGGAGAATGGGGTCAATAGCCTGGAAGAACTGGTGCGCTGGGCCGAACAGGGCAAAATCCGCACCCTGCCGGGGTTTGGGGCCAAGAGCGAGGCCAGCCTGCTCGAGGCGGCCCGCTACGCCCTGAGCAGTATGCGCCGGGTGCTGCTGCCGGTGGGGCTGGAGGCAGCCCGGCTGCTGCTGGCCGACCTGGAAAACGCCGGACTCAAGGCCGAACTGGCCGGCAGCGTGCGGCGTGGGCTGGAAACCGTGGGCAATCTGGATCTGGTGGTGGTGGGCACCCCCCAGCAGGTGCGCTCGGCGCTGGGCCGCTTCGTGGAGGAGGTGCAGGGAGACGTACTGTTGGGGCGGCTCGAAGGCCTGCCCTTGCGGGTGTTCTGCACCGATGCGGCCTCGTTTGGCAGCGTGCTGGTGCAGGCCACGGGTTCGCGGGAGTGGCTGGAAGCCCTGGGCGCCATTCCCCCTGCGCTTGCAACCGAAGCGGCGGTGTTCGAGGCCCTGAACCAGCCCTTTGTGCCGGCCTACTGGCGAGAAAAGGAGCACCTGGGGCTGCCAGCACCCCAGGCCATGCTGCAACCCCCGCAGCTCCGGGGCCTGATTCACGTGCACTCCACCTACTCCGACGGCAGCGCCACCCTGCGCCAGATGGCCGAGGCCGCCCTGGCGCAGGGCCTCGAGTACATGGTGATCTGCGACCACTCCCAGAGCGCGGCCTACGCCGGGGGCCTGCGCCCGCCGGACGTGCTGCGCCAATGGGCCGAGATCGAAGCCCTCAACGCCGAGCTGGCCCCCTTCCGCATCCTGCGCGGCATCGAGTCCGACATCCTGCCCGACGGCTCGCTGGACTACCCCGACGAACTGCTGGCCCGCTTCGAGGTGGTGGTGGGCAGCCTGCACACCAGCCTGGGCCTGGGCAGGGCCGAGCAGACCCAGCGCCTCTTGCGGGCCCTGGACAACCCCTACCTGAGCATCCTGGGCCACCCCAGCGGACGGCTGCTGCTACGGCGCAAAGGGGCCGAGGCCGACTGGGAGGCGGTGCTGGAGCGCGCCCAGCAAAACCAGAAGGTGGTGGAGTTCAACTGCAACCCCTACCGCCTCGACCTCGACTGGCGGCTCATGCTGGCCTGGCGTGACCGCCTCAACTTCTCGCTGGGCCCCGATGCCCACAGCCTCGAGGGCCTTTCCGATATCCAGTACGGCCTGCTCTACGCCCACAAAGCGGGCCTGCACCCCGACCAGGTGGTGAACACCTGGCCCGCCGAGCGGGTGGTGGCGCTAAAGAAGATGGGCTAA
- a CDS encoding CBS domain-containing protein, with translation MLVKDFMTPDPQVVTPDVAVPEAAQIMKKGGFRRLPVVEEGRLVGIVTDRDLKEAMPSDATSLSIWEINYLISRLSVGEIMTRDPISVADTLPLQAAAKLMLEYKVGGLPVVHEGKLVGIVTVTDVLRAFLQREAELLVGAEANP, from the coding sequence ATGCTGGTCAAAGACTTCATGACCCCAGATCCCCAGGTTGTTACCCCGGACGTGGCCGTGCCCGAGGCTGCGCAGATCATGAAAAAGGGAGGCTTCCGCCGTCTACCGGTGGTTGAAGAAGGCCGGCTGGTGGGCATCGTGACCGACCGCGACCTTAAAGAAGCCATGCCCTCCGATGCCACCTCGCTTTCCATCTGGGAGATCAATTATCTGATTTCCAGGCTCAGCGTGGGCGAGATCATGACCCGCGACCCCATCAGCGTGGCCGATACCCTGCCCCTGCAGGCCGCCGCCAAGCTGATGCTCGAGTACAAGGTGGGGGGCCTGCCGGTGGTGCACGAGGGCAAGCTGGTGGGCATTGTGACCGTCACCGATGTGCTACGGGCCTTCTTGCAGCGCGAGGCCGAGCTTTTGGTGGGCGCCGAGGCCAACCCTTAG
- a CDS encoding tRNA-binding protein, translating into MTPYEAFQLLELRVGRIQKAEPHPKARKPSYQLWIDLGPLGIKQSSAQLTDLYTPEALVGRLVICATNLGERNIAGFKSEVLVLGLPDEQGRVVLLSAEREVPLGGRVY; encoded by the coding sequence ATGACGCCCTACGAAGCCTTTCAACTCCTCGAGCTGCGCGTCGGACGCATTCAAAAAGCCGAACCCCATCCCAAAGCCCGCAAACCCTCCTACCAACTGTGGATAGACCTGGGCCCGCTGGGAATTAAGCAGAGCAGTGCCCAGCTCACCGACCTCTACACCCCCGAGGCCCTGGTGGGGCGGCTGGTGATCTGTGCGACCAACCTGGGCGAGCGCAACATTGCCGGTTTCAAGTCTGAGGTGCTGGTGCTGGGCCTGCCCGACGAACAGGGGCGGGTGGTGCTGCTTTCGGCAGAGCGCGAGGTGCCGCTGGGCGGGCGGGTCTACTAG
- a CDS encoding LptF/LptG family permease: MLPRYLLRETLSLYLLGVLLFVGLITFDLLSSLSGAFLRARTPVGEIVQMVAYRVPHTLGIALPLGLVFALLVALARWIRQSELKAAYAAGIPPRVFIGPVLLLALAVGAVVLLNEGWLKPIAQERFEALQYKIYYGSEPSGVLTERTYTPQGLGIYYAQRIYPPPEGQTGSRLEGVRVVESGGSVWSAERGVWVSGAWRLQNAYRVDPSGQIFQEAEHPLPFPVGVQPKAVSYEALRMPELHAVASADPAAQFPLARRYANAVGTVVLAWLAIVIGLSLRESAWAFIAVVGLIFGYWTLFTLSAQFARFDLLGAYGAWLPNIVYGGLALLGTWRLAR; the protein is encoded by the coding sequence ATGTTGCCGCGGTATCTTTTGCGCGAGACGCTATCGCTGTATCTGCTGGGCGTCCTGCTATTCGTCGGGCTAATTACCTTCGATCTGCTCTCTTCACTCTCAGGGGCCTTCCTGCGGGCTAGGACACCCGTGGGTGAAATTGTCCAGATGGTGGCCTACCGGGTGCCCCACACCCTGGGCATCGCCCTGCCGCTGGGCCTGGTGTTCGCCTTGCTGGTGGCGCTGGCCCGCTGGATTCGTCAGTCCGAGCTCAAGGCCGCCTACGCCGCGGGCATTCCGCCACGCGTTTTCATCGGGCCGGTATTGCTGTTGGCGCTGGCGGTGGGGGCGGTTGTGCTGCTCAACGAGGGCTGGCTCAAGCCCATCGCCCAGGAGCGGTTTGAGGCTTTGCAGTACAAGATCTACTACGGTTCTGAGCCCTCCGGCGTGCTCACCGAGCGCACCTACACGCCCCAGGGTTTGGGCATTTACTACGCCCAGCGCATCTACCCGCCCCCCGAGGGCCAGACGGGCTCGCGGCTCGAGGGCGTCCGGGTGGTGGAGTCGGGCGGTTCGGTCTGGAGCGCCGAACGGGGGGTTTGGGTAAGCGGGGCCTGGCGGCTGCAAAACGCCTACCGCGTAGACCCCAGCGGCCAAATCTTCCAGGAGGCCGAGCATCCCCTGCCCTTCCCCGTGGGGGTGCAGCCCAAAGCCGTCTCCTACGAGGCCCTGCGCATGCCTGAGCTCCACGCCGTAGCCAGCGCCGACCCCGCCGCCCAGTTTCCTTTAGCCCGCCGCTATGCCAACGCCGTCGGCACGGTGGTGCTGGCCTGGCTGGCCATCGTGATTGGCCTCTCGCTGCGCGAGTCGGCCTGGGCTTTTATTGCTGTGGTGGGCCTTATTTTCGGCTACTGGACGCTTTTTACCCTCTCGGCCCAGTTCGCCCGCTTCGACCTGCTGGGCGCCTACGGGGCCTGGCTGCCCAACATCGTGTACGGTGGGCTGGCCCTGCTGGGAACCTGGAGGCTGGCCCGATGA
- a CDS encoding LptF/LptG family permease — protein sequence MSVLDRYLIKEVGASVLGALAVVVLALLGGALYEVLAPLLARGADPWVVSQYLAFRVPEALVRGAPLAFLFALLLVLSRMGEESELKAMLAGGVSKLRVLFPLLLLGTLLFVICLAAADSLVPRSLQQGQNVLRQAVLQKPRALLQPGTRLVDAYGRIVYVGEVSDAGIGQVRVITAEEILVAEQGRFEQGTLVLSQGMRVTYGGARPRTVARFERATVPLVELSLEPPGGLFSLTVAELRQRIAQYRAQGLPYHAELTALHRKWAEPAAVYSFAIFAVGLAFFLLGGSRSLGMLGVVVLTFIYYATWSVGRIMGEQGVLHPILAAWGPNLLYALAGLALLRLGKR from the coding sequence GTGAGCGTGCTGGATCGCTACCTGATCAAAGAAGTAGGGGCCTCGGTGCTGGGCGCCCTGGCGGTGGTGGTGCTGGCCTTGTTGGGCGGGGCTTTGTACGAGGTGCTGGCGCCCCTCCTGGCCCGCGGCGCCGATCCGTGGGTGGTGAGCCAGTACCTGGCCTTCCGGGTACCCGAAGCGCTGGTGCGCGGGGCACCGCTGGCCTTTTTATTCGCGCTCTTGCTGGTGCTCTCGCGCATGGGCGAGGAGTCCGAGCTCAAGGCCATGCTGGCGGGGGGGGTCTCCAAGCTGCGGGTGTTGTTTCCGCTGCTTTTGTTGGGCACCCTCTTGTTTGTGATCTGCCTGGCCGCCGCCGACAGCCTGGTGCCGCGCAGCTTGCAGCAGGGCCAGAATGTGCTGCGCCAGGCCGTGCTGCAAAAGCCCAGGGCCCTCCTACAACCCGGCACCCGGCTGGTGGACGCCTACGGGCGCATCGTGTACGTGGGTGAGGTGAGCGATGCCGGCATCGGGCAGGTGCGGGTGATCACCGCTGAGGAGATCCTGGTGGCCGAGCAGGGCCGCTTCGAGCAAGGCACCCTGGTGCTCTCCCAGGGCATGCGGGTGACCTATGGGGGGGCCCGGCCCCGCACCGTCGCGCGGTTTGAGCGGGCCACCGTGCCGCTGGTGGAGCTTTCCCTCGAGCCCCCTGGGGGCCTCTTTAGCCTGACCGTGGCCGAGCTGCGCCAGCGCATCGCCCAGTACCGCGCCCAGGGGCTACCCTACCACGCCGAACTCACCGCCCTGCACCGCAAGTGGGCCGAGCCCGCGGCGGTGTACTCGTTCGCCATTTTTGCGGTGGGGCTGGCCTTCTTTCTGCTGGGTGGCAGCCGCAGCCTGGGCATGCTGGGGGTGGTGGTGCTGACCTTCATCTACTACGCCACCTGGAGCGTGGGCCGCATCATGGGCGAGCAGGGGGTGCTGCACCCCATCCTGGCGGCCTGGGGGCCCAATTTGCTCTACGCGCTGGCCGGGCTGGCCCTGCTGCGGCTGGGGAAGAGGTAG